ATGTTGACCCGCTTGTCCGAGGTGATCCGGGCCGTGCCGATGTCGGCGTCCGCGGCGATCCGCATGGTGAAGACCTCGTCGTGGGCGCCGACGTGCGACGCGACGTCGAAGTCCAGGTCGGCCAGGAGCCCGTACATCACCGTGGCGTGGCGGACCTCGTCCTTCACGATCTGGGCCACCACGTGCTTCTCCTCCACGGTCGGCGCCTTGGTGATCCACGGCACATACCCGTAGGCCCCCGCCAGCTCCGAGTCTGCCTGCATCGTCATCAGGTGGATCAGGTTCTCGCGGTACTCGTCCGTCATCTCGCTGACCGATTCGATCCGCTCCCCTGCCCGGATCCTGACGAGCATGCGTTCTTCACGCGCTGTGTCGCTCATCCCGTACTCCTCTGCCGTTCGGCCCATCGCGGTTCGGCCCCCGCGCGCGAGCGCGGCGGCGGGACGACGAAAAGCTCGCTCACGACGGCGTGGGAGCGTACCCCCACCGCCTCGCGCTGGATCATGAGGTAGCGCCGCGCCGTCAGGGCCTGGACCCTGAGCGCCTCGTACCGCCGCTCGGCGTCCGCCACGCGGTCCCGGGATCCCGAGGCTTCCAGGCGCTGGAGCTCGGCGGCCAGCGCATCCAGCTCTCTGAGCAGGCGCTCGATTCGCTCGCCCGCCCGACCCAGGGCCTCGGCCTTTTCGCGGGCGATCTCGCGGTTCGTCCTCACGAGGGACTCTTGGCGCCGGTTCATCTCAGCGG
The DNA window shown above is from Candidatus Rokuibacteriota bacterium and carries:
- a CDS encoding phenylacetate-CoA oxygenase subunit PaaI, producing the protein MSDTAREERMLVRIRAGERIESVSEMTDEYRENLIHLMTMQADSELAGAYGYVPWITKAPTVEEKHVVAQIVKDEVRHATVMYGLLADLDFDVASHVGAHDEVFTMRIAADADIGTARITSDKRVN